The Niastella koreensis GR20-10 genome includes a window with the following:
- a CDS encoding SBBP repeat-containing protein, with amino-acid sequence MATNFYFLNKVSKGFYGKMICALFAFLMSGSVLRGHAQNFVIGGVKYIPCCLSETVVALFTTTAGAITTNSYSGLVLIKVSGTGQSAGSSLNDAFYFNIPQTPTHEPNSFQLFITTGASSSGVDPDDAYRHIVYDVDADSAVTAPYVPPYRSDNTYSFIIDMNTLTRPPGGPSMLRFGVNDGFVIDNSGAYTVQVTQLCKECGKNDFSQFKQKWVARFNGPGNGADESNSLVVDNKGSVYITGKSAGDGTGSDYSTIKYNAAGVKQWEARYNGEANQDDAAQSVAVDKQGNVYVTGTSIGIGTGLDIVTIKYNSSGVTKWIRRYNGPGNDIDGPSDIKVDDNGNVYVTGSSDGDTTNRDYVTIKYKANGMQEWVARYSGPGYFDFATALALDDKGNVYVTGSSESDKENEEFVDFTTIKYDKKGNELWVKRFGRIGAQAKAIAIDKQGFVYVTGSLAVGAGEGDNEYATVKYDANGNRQWVATYNPFNSFDIPNAIAVDASQNVYVTGRSASLPDQGNYDYATVAYNANGQQLWVKRYNGPANGDDMATGLALDYRGNVYVTGSSKGICTASDFATIKYDKSGAEQWITRYNGPANGDDGAGGKHPIAVDSQGNVYVTGSGTGINSGTDYTTIKYSQPLSNCDHKDDIVRMSQVPEGNNSAMSGKFQVKVAPNPAASTTKIYYELPVDGHVTIQIFDAMNRQITTLVDATKPAGEHNVEFNVANIPIGVYYYRIVVKAAKKDWSQTGKISVIK; translated from the coding sequence ATGGCAACTAATTTTTACTTTTTGAACAAAGTGTCCAAAGGATTTTATGGTAAGATGATATGTGCATTATTTGCTTTTTTAATGTCAGGCAGCGTTCTGCGGGGCCATGCGCAAAATTTTGTTATCGGTGGAGTTAAATATATTCCTTGCTGCCTTTCCGAGACAGTGGTGGCGCTTTTTACTACAACGGCAGGAGCCATTACAACCAATAGTTATTCAGGTTTGGTGTTGATAAAAGTTTCAGGAACGGGCCAGTCGGCCGGTTCCTCGTTGAATGATGCGTTTTATTTCAATATCCCACAAACCCCCACCCATGAACCAAATTCATTTCAACTGTTCATCACTACAGGAGCATCTAGCTCTGGGGTTGACCCAGATGATGCGTACCGGCACATTGTTTATGATGTAGATGCTGACTCCGCCGTTACAGCGCCTTATGTACCGCCATATCGATCAGACAACACCTACTCCTTTATTATAGACATGAATACGCTGACACGACCGCCCGGCGGCCCTTCCATGTTACGATTTGGTGTCAATGACGGTTTCGTTATTGATAACAGTGGCGCTTATACCGTTCAGGTAACCCAGCTATGCAAAGAATGTGGTAAAAATGATTTTTCTCAATTTAAGCAGAAATGGGTCGCCCGGTTTAACGGCCCTGGTAACGGTGCTGATGAAAGTAACTCACTTGTTGTTGACAATAAGGGAAGTGTGTATATAACTGGAAAAAGTGCCGGAGATGGAACCGGTTCCGATTATAGCACGATCAAGTATAATGCTGCAGGTGTTAAACAATGGGAGGCCCGGTACAATGGAGAAGCTAATCAGGACGATGCCGCTCAATCTGTAGCTGTAGATAAGCAAGGAAATGTTTATGTAACAGGAACGAGTATAGGGATCGGAACCGGCCTTGATATAGTGACAATTAAATATAATTCGTCAGGCGTTACAAAATGGATAAGGCGGTATAATGGTCCGGGGAATGATATTGACGGGCCCAGTGATATCAAAGTTGATGACAATGGGAATGTGTATGTTACCGGATCAAGTGATGGCGACACAACTAACCGTGATTATGTCACCATCAAGTACAAAGCGAATGGAATGCAGGAATGGGTTGCCCGGTATTCCGGCCCGGGTTATTTCGATTTTGCAACTGCTTTGGCTTTGGATGATAAAGGCAATGTGTATGTCACCGGCTCAAGTGAAAGCGATAAAGAAAATGAGGAATTTGTTGATTTCACTACCATTAAGTATGATAAAAAGGGAAATGAACTTTGGGTAAAAAGGTTTGGAAGAATTGGCGCCCAGGCGAAAGCGATAGCTATTGACAAGCAGGGATTTGTTTATGTTACAGGAAGTCTTGCTGTGGGTGCTGGTGAAGGTGATAACGAATATGCAACTGTTAAATACGATGCCAATGGTAACCGACAGTGGGTTGCAACATATAATCCTTTTAATTCTTTTGATATACCCAATGCCATTGCTGTAGATGCCTCACAAAATGTATACGTTACGGGCCGTAGCGCTTCTCTGCCGGATCAGGGAAATTATGATTATGCCACTGTTGCGTACAATGCAAACGGGCAGCAGTTGTGGGTTAAAAGGTATAATGGCCCTGCAAATGGCGATGATATGGCAACAGGGCTGGCGCTTGACTACAGGGGCAACGTATATGTAACCGGATCAAGCAAAGGTATTTGCACCGCATCTGATTTTGCGACCATTAAATATGATAAAAGCGGAGCCGAGCAATGGATTACAAGATATAACGGCCCTGCCAATGGTGACGACGGCGCCGGAGGTAAACATCCTATAGCCGTTGACAGCCAGGGCAATGTATATGTTACCGGATCAGGCACCGGTATTAATTCTGGTACTGATTATACAACAATTAAATATTCCCAACCTTTATCGAACTGTGACCATAAAGACGATATAGTTCGAATGAGTCAGGTTCCAGAAGGCAACAACAGTGCGATGTCTGGCAAATTCCAGGTTAAAGTGGCGCCCAATCCGGCAGCCAGCACGACGAAAATATACTATGAATTACCAGTTGATGGCCATGTAACTATTCAGATTTTTGATGCGATGAACAGGCAAATAACAACACTGGTAGATGCAACCAAGCCAGCAGGTGAACACAATGTGGAATTTAATGTAGCTAATATTCCGATTGGCGTGTATTATTACCGGATCGTTGTAAAAGCAGCAAAGAAAGACTGGAGTCAAACAGGTAAGATAAGTGTGATAAAGTAA
- a CDS encoding transposase produces MPQLFNLIHYLTILNYFNNRSTNASAEAFNAKIKSFRASARGVRDINFFLFRLQKIYA; encoded by the coding sequence ATCCCCCAACTTTTCAATCTGATCCACTATCTGACCATTCTCAACTACTTTAACAACAGAAGCACCAACGCTTCGGCTGAAGCCTTTAATGCAAAAATCAAATCTTTCAGGGCATCTGCAAGAGGCGTAAGGGATATTAATTTCTTCTTATTCAGATTACAGAAAATCTATGCTTGA